The Vibrio bathopelagicus genomic sequence CCGCCCGATTGCAGTACTTGATAGCCGGCTAAAACAGACTTTTCCAAAGCATCGGTAATACCCGTTTTTAATTCATCGCTCATTTGCTCTCGTAAGATGGTTCCTGCACCACCATGAATAGCAATTGAAAAAGGCTGTGACATGCGAACTCTCCACTGACGTCGTCTTATAATGTTGTGCTATCAATACCACATTCATGGTTTGATGTCTGATAGATAAAACCAAACTTTTTACGAAGGCTTAGATTTACGGACACTTAGTTCGGTAGATTAAAAGTCAGCTCAGAAAGCTCGGCTCCTAAACGAAAAAAACCTCCACAAGGGAGGCTTTCAATATTCTTAAACTAAACCGTTAATTCGGTATTAGTGAGAACCACAGCTACCGCCGCCGCAGCAGCCGTCTTTTTTCTCTTCACCGTGGTCATGGCCTTCGCCACCACAGCAACCGCCTTCGTGGTCGTGATCATGGTCGTGACCGTGGCTGCCACAGCCGCCTTCTTGGTGTACGTGACCGTGTTGAACTTCTTCTTCAGTCGCTTCACGAACAGCTACAACTTCAACGTCAAACGTTAGAGTTTGGCCAGCAAGCATGTGGTTACCGTCAACAACAACTTCGTCGCCATCTACTTCAGTCACTTCAACTGGGATTGGACCTTGGTCAGTATCCGCTAGGAAACGCATGCCAACTTCGATTTGCTCAACACCTTGGAACACGTCAGCAGGAACACGTTGAACTAGGTCATCGTTGTGATCGCCGTATGCGTCTTCTGGAGTAACAGTTGCTGAGAACTTGTCGCCAGCTACTTTGCCTTCAAGCTCTTTTTCAAGACCTGTAATTAGGTTGTTGTGACCGTGAAGGTAATCTAGTGGAGCTTCTGCAGTTGATTGGTCAACTACTACGCCATCTTCAAGTTTCACTTGATATGCAACACTAACTACTACGTTCTTTTCAATTTTCATGAGAGCTCCAAGGAGGTTTGGACTAAGCTCGAACAGTTGAGCTTAGGAAAAATTCTGTACCGAGGTATTATGGGGATCAATTAACGAAACTCAATCATTCTGGCTTAAAAATACCGATCATTTCTTGATTCGCGTGTTCAGATTTCTCTACAGTTTTCGGTTTACGCTGCTCTGTGAAGTCGCAATCGACGCATTCCACCAGCTCGATATTATTTTCAACCCACCAGCGAAGTGTGTCTTGAGTGTTGCAGCTTGGGCAGCTCGCCCCAGCAATAAAGCGTTTTTTCTGTTTCACGTTCATATCCTTTACTACTCTGGATTCACAGTTCTTCCCACTCGCTCAATTTAAGGCTAAGCAGAGACCGTGTTTATTCTTAGATTGGCTCTTTTAAGTGATTGTTTTTAACTCAGGCTATATTTCTAGACTAGGCTACTGCCAATAATTTCGAGATTGGTGATCATTTTCCATCTCGTGTCCAAAAATCTCTTCAAGCTCTTTACGAGCCTCTTTCGCTCTTTGGGCTAACTCGGCATCTTCGTTATGCTGAGGGAGTAACTCTTTCAGCATACCATTATCCAATTTCCTAAAGTGTGCTTCTGCTCGCTTCGCTTTGTATGGATGCATGCCAAGTTCGGTCAGTGTTTGACGACCTAAATCTAATGCCCCAAGGAAGGTTTCACGCGAATAGTTGCTCACACCATGGTTAAGTAATTGATACGCTTCAACACGGCTTCGAGCACGCGCTAAAATCTTCAACTGTGGGAAGTGTTGCTTACACAAATCCACGGTTTTCATGATTTCATCGGGAGAGTCGGTACACAACACAATCGCTTCCGCTTTGTCAGCTCCCGCAGCTCGTAATAGTTCAAGGTGAGTAGAGTCACCGTAGAATACCTTGTAGCCGAACTTTCTAAGGATGTGTATTTGGCTAGCATCACTTTCAAGGACGGTGATACGAATCTTATTGGCATACATCAGACGACCAATGATCTGACCGAAACGACCAAAGCCCGCAATAATCACTCGAGGACTGCGATCAACTACATCCGAAGACATCGCACTTTCACTGATTTGATTTAGCTGACGAGCAAAGAATCGATCTTGCAGCTTAAGCATCAATGGCGTGGTCACCATAGAAAGGCTCACAACAACCAGTAAGAACGACACTTGGGCGCCGCTTAAGATACCTTGTGCACTCGCCGCGGTAAAAATAACGAAGGCAAACTCACCACCTTGGCTGAGAATCATCGCCATTCGGCTGCGCGCTTTAGCTTGAGTACCGAAGATACGAGCCAGCGCATACAGCACCAAACCTTTCAATACGACCAGAGACGACACTGCGATAAGTATTGCGAATGGGCTTTCTGCCAATAAACCTAGGTTTACCGCCATACCCACAGAGATAAAGAACAAACCAAGCAGCAACCCTTTGAATGGGTCAATCGCGATTTCTAACTCGTGTCGATATTCACTTTCAGCCAGAAGTACGCCCGCCAAGAAAGTACCCAGAGCCATCGACAAACCAATCTGTTGCATGATGACAGCAATACCAATCACCAATAACAGCGCTGCGACCGTGAACAACTCACGAACACCGCTCATGACTACATATCGAAATAGTGGTCTTAACAAAAAGTGACCACCGACAAGCAAGCCAATCACACCACCTAGCATCCACAGCATATCAGCCCAACTGCCGCCCGTGTTACCAGCAAGCAAAGGCAGCATCGCCAACATAGGGATTACGGCAATATCTTGAAAAAGTAATACTGCAAAGCCTGACTGCCCCGCCTCTTTGCCACCGAGCTCTCGCTCTTCAATAACACGTAAGGCGATTGCAGTCGAAGATAGGGCTAAGCCCATACCTATGACCAAACTAGTTTGCCAAGTTAATCCGAACAAACAGGCGATGGCGGTAATAATCAGAGTGGTTATCAGCACTTGCGCGCCACCCAATCCGAGAATAGGTGCTCGCATCTGCCATAACTTTTTAGGGTTAAGTTCTAAACCAATTAGAAAGAGTAGCAGTACCACCCCGAACTCGGAGAAATGCAAAATCGCTTCTACATCGCTGATTAAACCGAGCCCCCATGGGCCAATTGCCACACCGGCTAATAGATAGCCTAATACCGAACCTAAACCTGCGCGCTGCGCGATAGGTACCGCAACCACTGCTGCGGCTAAAAAAATAACGCTACTTTGTAGAAAATCGTTAGTCAGAGCCATCATTCGCTCCTATATCTTGTAGCGGGTCTCGCAGCCAATTTCGATAAGCTTCCGCGTGTTGGTAACGCGTCATATCCGAGACGTTTCTTGCCCAGTGTAGAACTAAAGGTGACATCCAGTGCATCTGACACAAAGCGGCGGTTAACTCGAATGGCTGCAAAATTTCTTGTAATGGATATTTATTATAGCCTGTCTCTCCAAATGCCTCTTCTTTACCACCGGTAGTAATCACACTGCGCCAGTGTTTTCCCTTAAGGGCACTCTGCTCACCAAACGCAAAACCTTTGCCTAATACTCGGTCAAACCACTCTTTTAGTAGTGATGGGCATGAATACATAAATAGAGGGTGTTGAAAGACAATAACATCATACTGAAGCAGTAGCTCATGCTCATAAGGCACATCAATAAAGAAATCAGGATACGTCGCGTAGAGATCATGGATTTTGACATGCCCAAGCGACTCTATCTTTTTGACCATCATTTGATTGGCAATAGAGGTTTGTGGCTCAGGATGTGCGTAGATCACTAGCACCTTTGGCACAGCTTTTTGTGTCGAGGGAGTATTACTCATTCCTTTGAAACATTCCTTTTAGAGCTAAACGGTGGCAAGGCCACAAGAATTTAAGCAAAAGTTATTAATATGTTATTGGCATCATAACGCAAATTGCATTGTGATCGACTTTTATCTGGATTCAGCCTACTATGCAGGCGTCTGTTCACCTCTAATTTCTATGCTACCTCTATATGATTACTTTCTCTGATATTCAATTGCTACGCGGCGGTAAGCCACTTCTCGACCAAGCATCTGCAACCCTTCATCCTGGCGACAAAGTCGGTTTAGTAGGTAAAAATGGCTGTGGTAAATCTACGCTGTTCGCCTTAATTAAAGACGAGCTATCGATTGATGCCGGTTCATTCAGTAAACCCGCTCACTGGGAAATGGCTTGGGTTGCACAAGAAACCCCAGCCTTAGAAAGAAAAGCCATTGAATATGTGATTGATGGTGACAGAGAATATCGTGGCCTTGAAGAGCAGCTGGCGAAAGCTGAACAGGCCGACAACGGCACACTGGTAGCAGAAATACATGGCAAGATTGAAACCATCGGTGGTTACACCATCAATTCACGAGCAGCTGAATTACTTGATGGCCTTGGTTTTCGCCAAAAACAAATGACGTGGAACCTGACTCAATTCTCAGGTGGTTGGCGTATGCGCTTGAACCTAGCGCAAGCCCTACTATGTCGCAGTGACCTACTACTACTCGATGAACCTACCAACCACTTAGACTTAGATGCTGTGATGTGGCTAGAGCGCTGGCTACAAAACTACCCAGGCACACTAGTTCTTATCTCGCACGATAGAGACTTCTTAGACCCTATCGTCAACCGCATCGTGCATGTTGAAAACCAGCAGCTGAACGAATACACCGGTAACTACTCGTCGTTTGAGACTCAACGTGCTCAAAAACTGATCCTGCAACAAGCGATGTTCCAAAAGCAGCAGAAACAGATGTCTCACATGCAGAGCTACATTGATCGTTTCCGCTACAAAGCCTCAAAGGCTCGCCAAGCGCAAAGCCGTATTAAAGCGCTTGAGAAAATGGAACAAGTGCTACCTGCTCAATTTGATAACCCATTCAGCTTTGAATTTAGAGAGCCAGACGCGCTGCCTAACCCAATCATGATGATGGATGAGGTATCGGCAGGCTACGATGACAACCTGATTCTAGAAAAGATTCGCCTTAACCTCGTTCCAGGTAGCCGTATCGGTTTGCTGGGCCGAAATGGTGCAGGTAAATCAACGCTGATCAAACTGCTTTCAGGCGAACTGAAGCAGCAAGGTGGTGAACTGAGCTATTCGCAAGGTGTTAAGATGGGTTACTTCGCTCAGCATCAATTAGAGACGCTGCATCCAGAAGAAACGCCACTGCAACACATGATGCAGATTGCGCCTAAACACACTGAGCAACAATTGCGAGATTACCTAGGTAGCTTCGGCTTCCAAGGTGAGAAAGCACTCGATAAAGTGGCTCCTTTTTCGGGTGGTGAAAAAGCACGATTGGTACTGGCTCTGCTGGTATGGCAAAAACCGAATCTATTGTTACTCGATGAACCAACCAACCACTTGGATCTCGACATGCGTCAAGCGCTGACCTTCGCGCTGCAAACGTTTGAAGGTGCGATGGTTATCGTATCGCACGACCGTTACTTACTGCGTGCAACAACCGATGACTTGTACCTAGTACATGACCGTCAGGTTGCACCATTTGATGGTGATCTTGACGATTACT encodes the following:
- the slyD gene encoding peptidylprolyl isomerase; amino-acid sequence: MKIEKNVVVSVAYQVKLEDGVVVDQSTAEAPLDYLHGHNNLITGLEKELEGKVAGDKFSATVTPEDAYGDHNDDLVQRVPADVFQGVEQIEVGMRFLADTDQGPIPVEVTEVDGDEVVVDGNHMLAGQTLTFDVEVVAVREATEEEVQHGHVHQEGGCGSHGHDHDHDHEGGCCGGEGHDHGEEKKDGCCGGGSCGSH
- a CDS encoding YheV family putative zinc ribbon protein; translated protein: MKQKKRFIAGASCPSCNTQDTLRWWVENNIELVECVDCDFTEQRKPKTVEKSEHANQEMIGIFKPE
- the kefB gene encoding glutathione-regulated potassium-efflux system protein KefB translates to MALTNDFLQSSVIFLAAAVVAVPIAQRAGLGSVLGYLLAGVAIGPWGLGLISDVEAILHFSEFGVVLLLFLIGLELNPKKLWQMRAPILGLGGAQVLITTLIITAIACLFGLTWQTSLVIGMGLALSSTAIALRVIEERELGGKEAGQSGFAVLLFQDIAVIPMLAMLPLLAGNTGGSWADMLWMLGGVIGLLVGGHFLLRPLFRYVVMSGVRELFTVAALLLVIGIAVIMQQIGLSMALGTFLAGVLLAESEYRHELEIAIDPFKGLLLGLFFISVGMAVNLGLLAESPFAILIAVSSLVVLKGLVLYALARIFGTQAKARSRMAMILSQGGEFAFVIFTAASAQGILSGAQVSFLLVVVSLSMVTTPLMLKLQDRFFARQLNQISESAMSSDVVDRSPRVIIAGFGRFGQIIGRLMYANKIRITVLESDASQIHILRKFGYKVFYGDSTHLELLRAAGADKAEAIVLCTDSPDEIMKTVDLCKQHFPQLKILARARSRVEAYQLLNHGVSNYSRETFLGALDLGRQTLTELGMHPYKAKRAEAHFRKLDNGMLKELLPQHNEDAELAQRAKEARKELEEIFGHEMENDHQSRNYWQ
- the kefG gene encoding glutathione-regulated potassium-efflux system ancillary protein KefG, which codes for MSNTPSTQKAVPKVLVIYAHPEPQTSIANQMMVKKIESLGHVKIHDLYATYPDFFIDVPYEHELLLQYDVIVFQHPLFMYSCPSLLKEWFDRVLGKGFAFGEQSALKGKHWRSVITTGGKEEAFGETGYNKYPLQEILQPFELTAALCQMHWMSPLVLHWARNVSDMTRYQHAEAYRNWLRDPLQDIGANDGSD
- a CDS encoding ABC transporter ATP-binding protein, with the translated sequence MITFSDIQLLRGGKPLLDQASATLHPGDKVGLVGKNGCGKSTLFALIKDELSIDAGSFSKPAHWEMAWVAQETPALERKAIEYVIDGDREYRGLEEQLAKAEQADNGTLVAEIHGKIETIGGYTINSRAAELLDGLGFRQKQMTWNLTQFSGGWRMRLNLAQALLCRSDLLLLDEPTNHLDLDAVMWLERWLQNYPGTLVLISHDRDFLDPIVNRIVHVENQQLNEYTGNYSSFETQRAQKLILQQAMFQKQQKQMSHMQSYIDRFRYKASKARQAQSRIKALEKMEQVLPAQFDNPFSFEFREPDALPNPIMMMDEVSAGYDDNLILEKIRLNLVPGSRIGLLGRNGAGKSTLIKLLSGELKQQGGELSYSQGVKMGYFAQHQLETLHPEETPLQHMMQIAPKHTEQQLRDYLGSFGFQGEKALDKVAPFSGGEKARLVLALLVWQKPNLLLLDEPTNHLDLDMRQALTFALQTFEGAMVIVSHDRYLLRATTDDLYLVHDRQVAPFDGDLDDYYKWLTEQQKIERKEAQALAPAKDSANSAASKKEQKRKEAEFRKLTAPIRKQLTQFEKKMDKLTLDLEEAEQQLSDTSLYEAENKARLNKVLALQASSKSQLEEVEMDWMSTQEELEQMEQEMDSL